Proteins from a genomic interval of Sphingobacterium sp. SYP-B4668:
- a CDS encoding DUF389 domain-containing protein, with protein MGKISDFFNLHLGEDKKEKVLENVISNISFRGANLWILACAIVVASVGLNVNSTAVIIGAMLISPLMGPIVGAGFALGTYDFGLLKKSLKNLLIATMVSLLVSFIYFSLSPFKEAQSELLARTAPNIYDVLIAFFGGLVGVIAITRVEKGNPIPGVAIATALMPPLCTAGYGLAIGNISYFGGAMYLYTINCFFICISTFLIVKFLKYPSVEFLDEGKRKRITRTITLMILIMIVPSFYLAYVLLQQKKYTQQVNAFIQTELVEKGYTLIYENTQFNRRPKKIELAFLDKKFTAGEIAGLKERMAYYGIRQTELLIHQDSTDIKKDILAEITKYSENVSEKDITIQNLRNELSKYRFDNPELIQEITLLFPTLTPFSIGKQVAVSGVDSTKLETVLYYHESAKIDAKELLKLKGWLTMKLGGAEVRVLKGD; from the coding sequence ATGGGCAAGATCAGCGATTTTTTTAACCTTCATCTGGGTGAGGATAAAAAGGAAAAAGTGTTGGAGAATGTCATTTCGAATATCTCTTTTCGAGGGGCTAACCTTTGGATATTGGCCTGTGCGATAGTGGTCGCGTCGGTAGGCTTAAATGTCAATTCGACGGCGGTGATTATTGGAGCGATGTTGATATCTCCTTTGATGGGTCCTATTGTGGGGGCAGGATTTGCGTTGGGTACCTATGACTTTGGTTTGTTGAAGAAATCATTAAAGAACTTGCTGATTGCGACGATGGTGAGTCTCTTGGTGTCATTTATCTATTTTTCACTTAGTCCTTTCAAAGAGGCTCAATCGGAGTTATTGGCGCGAACAGCTCCCAATATATACGATGTGTTGATTGCTTTCTTCGGTGGTCTGGTAGGGGTCATCGCGATCACGCGGGTGGAGAAAGGGAATCCTATACCGGGTGTAGCAATAGCGACAGCGCTAATGCCACCGTTGTGTACTGCAGGGTATGGACTGGCTATCGGGAATATATCCTATTTTGGTGGAGCGATGTACTTGTATACGATCAATTGCTTCTTTATCTGTATTTCAACATTTTTGATAGTCAAATTCCTGAAATACCCAAGTGTTGAATTTTTGGATGAGGGAAAGAGGAAGCGGATTACCAGAACAATCACGCTAATGATCCTAATTATGATAGTGCCTAGTTTTTATCTGGCTTATGTACTGCTGCAACAGAAGAAATATACGCAGCAGGTGAATGCCTTTATACAGACAGAGCTTGTTGAAAAGGGATATACACTGATCTACGAGAATACACAATTTAATAGGAGACCTAAGAAGATTGAACTGGCATTTTTGGATAAGAAATTTACGGCTGGAGAGATTGCTGGTCTAAAGGAGAGGATGGCGTACTATGGTATCCGGCAGACTGAACTTTTGATTCATCAAGATAGTACTGATATTAAAAAAGATATTTTGGCGGAGATAACAAAATATTCAGAAAATGTTTCGGAGAAAGATATTACGATCCAAAACCTAAGAAACGAATTGTCGAAATATAGATTTGACAATCCCGAGCTTATCCAGGAAATCACGCTGCTATTTCCAACATTGACACCATTCTCTATCGGTAAGCAAGTGGCTGTGAGCGGGGTAGACAGTACCAAGTTGGAGACGGTCTTGTATTACCATGAATCGGCGAAAATCGATGCAAAGGAGCTCCTAAAATTGAAGGGGTGGCTGACGATGAAATTAGGCGGGGCTGAGGTGAGGGTACTAAAAGGCGATTAG